From a single Entelurus aequoreus isolate RoL-2023_Sb linkage group LG12, RoL_Eaeq_v1.1, whole genome shotgun sequence genomic region:
- the golt1ba gene encoding golgi transport 1Ba encodes MISLTDSQKIGMGLTGFGVFFLFFGMILFFDKALLAIGNILFVAGLSFVIGLERTFRFFFQKHKMKATAFFLGGVLVVLIGWPIIGVVLEIYGFFLLFRGFFPVVIGFIRRIPVLGSILNLPFISAYVDRVGESNTMV; translated from the exons ATGATTTCTCTAACGGATTCACAAA AAATCGGAATGGGATTAACAGGCTTTGGCGTGTTTTTCCTGTTCTTTGGGATGATCCTGTTCTTTGACAAAGCACTCCTGGCAATTGGAAAT ATCCTGTTTGTTGCAGGACTCTCCTTTGTCATTGGCCTAGAACGGACCTTTCGTTTCTTTTTCCAAAAGCACAAAATGAAAGCCACCGCTTTCTTCCTAGGGGGGGTGTTGGTCGTTCTAATTGGCTGGCCCATTATCGGTGTCGTGCTGGAGATATACGGCTTTTTCCTCTTGTTCAG AGGCTTCTTCCCTGTTGTTATTGGCTTCATCAGAAGAATACCTGTCCTTGGTTCCATCTTAAACCTGCCCTTCATTAGTGCA taTGTGGACAGAGTGGGTGAAAGCAACACGATGGTATAA